Within the Gemmatimonadaceae bacterium genome, the region CCCGCACCAAGCGAACATTCGGATCATCGAGGCGACCGCAAAGCACGCGAACATCTCGATGGACAAGGTTTACGTGAACGTGGACCGCTTCGGAAACACGTCGGCCGCGTCGGTCCCGATCGCGCTCGACGAGGCGGTGGAGAAGGGGACCATCGGCGAAGGGTCGACCGTATTGCTCGTCGCGTTCGGCGCGGGCTTCACCTGGGGTTCGATGGTGGTCCGCCTCTGACCATGGACGTCGTTCTCCTTTTTCCCGGGCAGGGCTCGCAGAAGCCCGGTATGGCCAAGGACCTCGTCGACTCGTTCGCCGAGGCGCGCGAGGTATTCCGGCGCGCCGACGCGGCCCTCGATGCTCCGCTCAGCAAGCTGTGTTTCGATGGCCCGGCCGAGGAGCTGACGCTCACCCACAACGCGCAGCCGGCGCTCCTCGCGCACGGCGCCGCGGTGTGGGCGACCGTGAAGGACGCGATCGGTTCGCGTGTCGTCGCCGCGGCGGGGCATTCGCTCGGTGAGCTGACCGCCTACCACGCCGCCGCTTCGCTGGACGTCGAAGACGGTGTGCGCGTCGTGCGGCGCCGCGGTGAGCTGATGTACGAGAGCGGGGTGAAGCAGCCCGGAACGATGGCGGCAATTCTCGGTGACGTGCGTCGTCCCGTAGACGAGATCTGCGCGCAGGCGTCGAGCGAAGCTGGTCTCGTCGTGCCGGCGAACTACAACTGCCCGGGGCAGCTCGTCGTGAGCGGAGAGATCGCCGGAGTCGAGCGCGCGATGGCGTTGTTCAAGGAGGCGGGTGCCAAAAGAGCGATCCGCCTCAACGTGAGCGGCGCATTCCACTCGCCGCTCATGGAAAGCGCTTCCGATGGACTCTCCCAAGCGCTTGATGCCGCGTCGTTTGGCGATCCCGACTTCCCGGTCTACTCGAATGTGACGACCGAGCCGGTGACCGCCGCGCGGACCGCGAAGAATCTGCTGCTTCGACAGCTCGCGAGTCCGGTGCGGTGGAGCGACGAGATTCTCGCAATCGCGCGGCAGCATCCCAATGCGCTCTACGTCGAGATGGGTCCGGGGTCGGTGCTCGTCGGATTGGTGAAGAAGATCGACGCGTCGCTCAAGACGGCGACGTGCGGTACGGCCGCCGAAGTCGCGCAGCTCACCGAGCTCGCTGTTTCGTGAAGATCGACCTCGGCGGCCGAGTCGCGCTCGTCACGGGAAGCACGCGTGGCATCGGCCGCGCGATCGCCCAATCGCTCGCGGGCGCCGGCGCCAGGGTCGCCGTCGTCGGCCGCGACGCCGAGCGAGCGAAAGAGGCGGCAGCCTCGATATCTCCCGAGGCGCGCGGCTACGGTTGCGACGTCGCCGACATTGCCGCCATGACGTCGCTCATCGAGAGCGTGGAGAGGGATTTCGGCGCGCTCGACATCCTCGTGAACAACGCCGGCCTCAACCGCGACAACCTGTTGATGCGTCTCAAGGACGACGACTGGGACGCGGTACTGGACGCGAACCTGCGTGGTGCGTTCGTCGCGATGCGGGCGGCGACGCGTGGCATGATGAAGCGGCGATGGGGGCGGATCATCAACATCGCCAGCGTCGTCGGTGTCGTCGGCAACAAGGGCCAGTCGAACTACGCGGCGAGCAAGGCGGGGCTCATCGGCCTCACCAAGTCGGTCGCGAAAGAACTCGCGTCGCGAAACATCCTCGCCAACGTGGTCGCCCCGGGCTTCATCGAAACGGACATGACGCACGCGATGACCGACGACGCCAAGAAAACACTGTTCGCACAGATCCCGCTCGAGCGGCTCGGGACCCCGGCCGACGTTGCGAGCCTCGTGACATTTCTCGCGTCCGATCTCGCGTCGTACATCACCGGCCAGGTCTTCATCGTCGACGGCGGCATGGTCATGTGAGCGCTCTGGAACGACCGTATGAAGTCACACGGAAGGCCGGGGTCGCATCTTCCAATGCCCATTCACGTTAGCTGACAGTGGCCGCCCGGGCCGAGTAGATTAGTCTGCAGACCCCCACTCCCAATTTCTCCTATCCGAT harbors:
- the fabG gene encoding 3-oxoacyl-[acyl-carrier-protein] reductase, giving the protein MKIDLGGRVALVTGSTRGIGRAIAQSLAGAGARVAVVGRDAERAKEAAASISPEARGYGCDVADIAAMTSLIESVERDFGALDILVNNAGLNRDNLLMRLKDDDWDAVLDANLRGAFVAMRAATRGMMKRRWGRIINIASVVGVVGNKGQSNYAASKAGLIGLTKSVAKELASRNILANVVAPGFIETDMTHAMTDDAKKTLFAQIPLERLGTPADVASLVTFLASDLASYITGQVFIVDGGMVM
- the fabD gene encoding ACP S-malonyltransferase → MDVVLLFPGQGSQKPGMAKDLVDSFAEAREVFRRADAALDAPLSKLCFDGPAEELTLTHNAQPALLAHGAAVWATVKDAIGSRVVAAAGHSLGELTAYHAAASLDVEDGVRVVRRRGELMYESGVKQPGTMAAILGDVRRPVDEICAQASSEAGLVVPANYNCPGQLVVSGEIAGVERAMALFKEAGAKRAIRLNVSGAFHSPLMESASDGLSQALDAASFGDPDFPVYSNVTTEPVTAARTAKNLLLRQLASPVRWSDEILAIARQHPNALYVEMGPGSVLVGLVKKIDASLKTATCGTAAEVAQLTELAVS